Proteins from one Microbacterium proteolyticum genomic window:
- a CDS encoding LLM class flavin-dependent oxidoreductase: protein MSRLQHFGWFLARGFGPHGWGHPYLRWNHRWTEPGLYQDSARTLEQAGFDLLIIEDAPSLGSAETIDLRIRHAFGGPKHDPLLLAPYLFAATQHLGVVPTVNPAAYLPYTAARQFATLQHLSGHRLGLNIVTDTGSARHFSTAPQLGHDAAYDRAEEWVDGLRELWRSWGDGALVEDEESGVYADGTRLAGTAHRGEYFGFDGPLNAVPFTDGEPTIVSPGGSGRGLAFAGRNSDVQLALAPLDEQSIRAYRGRIHAAAEAAGRTPSDVKILFAIQPVLVSSPEEADRLVAASADPDEAALLAIARKQSSDLETDLTGLDLDQPLDRAIFGEHVSEGSVRRLVGKHAPDAPLRAILAAHARLGRLNDGSGFVGTADEFADRIEELGDWGNDGVLLWGDLHPVTVHRLLDELVPILRRRGILREEYVEGGLGANLRAF from the coding sequence GTGAGCCGTCTGCAGCACTTCGGCTGGTTCCTCGCACGGGGCTTCGGACCGCACGGCTGGGGGCACCCGTACCTCCGCTGGAACCACCGTTGGACCGAGCCGGGGCTGTACCAGGACTCGGCGCGCACGCTCGAGCAGGCCGGCTTCGACCTGCTGATCATCGAGGACGCGCCCTCGCTCGGCAGCGCCGAGACGATCGACCTGCGCATCCGGCACGCGTTCGGCGGTCCGAAGCACGACCCGCTGCTCCTCGCGCCCTACCTGTTCGCCGCGACGCAGCACCTCGGCGTCGTGCCCACCGTGAACCCCGCCGCGTACCTGCCGTACACGGCGGCGCGCCAGTTCGCGACGCTCCAGCACCTCAGCGGCCACCGCCTGGGCCTCAACATCGTGACCGACACCGGCAGCGCGCGGCACTTCTCCACCGCTCCGCAGCTCGGTCACGACGCCGCGTACGACCGCGCCGAGGAGTGGGTCGATGGTCTGCGCGAGCTGTGGCGCAGCTGGGGTGACGGCGCCCTCGTCGAGGACGAGGAGTCCGGCGTATACGCCGACGGCACGCGGCTCGCCGGCACGGCGCACCGCGGCGAGTACTTCGGCTTCGACGGTCCGCTCAACGCGGTGCCGTTCACCGACGGCGAGCCCACGATCGTGTCCCCCGGCGGCTCCGGACGCGGACTCGCGTTCGCCGGACGCAACTCCGACGTGCAGCTGGCCCTCGCCCCGCTCGACGAGCAGAGCATCCGCGCCTACCGGGGCCGCATCCACGCCGCTGCCGAGGCGGCCGGACGCACGCCGAGCGACGTGAAGATCCTCTTCGCGATCCAGCCCGTGCTCGTGTCGTCACCGGAGGAGGCCGACCGCCTGGTCGCGGCATCCGCGGATCCGGACGAGGCGGCGCTGCTCGCCATCGCGCGCAAGCAGTCCAGCGACCTCGAGACCGACCTCACCGGACTCGACCTCGATCAGCCCCTGGACCGCGCGATCTTCGGCGAGCACGTCTCGGAGGGAAGCGTGCGGCGCCTCGTCGGGAAGCACGCGCCCGACGCTCCGCTGCGGGCGATCCTCGCCGCGCACGCGCGTCTCGGGCGTTTGAACGACGGCTCGGGCTTCGTCGGCACCGCGGACGAGTTCGCCGACCGCATCGAGGAGCTCGGCGACTGGGGCAACGACGGCGTCCTGCTGTGGGGAGACCTGCACCCGGTCACGGTGCACCGGCTGCTCGACGAACTCGTCCCGATCCTGCGTCGCCGTGGCATCCTGCGCGAGGAGTACGTCGAGGGCGGTCTGGGCGCGAACCTCCGCGCCTTCTGA
- a CDS encoding TerC family protein yields MELQLDPVFQTVTLVVLVLILAADLLIILARPHIPSPKESTLWVVFYVVLALAFAGVLVVVAGGEVAGQFVAGWLTEYSLSIDNLFVFVLIMGQFSVPRRYQQEVLMVGIIIALVLRGAFILVGATIIENFSPIFYLFGAFLIYTAIRQAFPGDDHEDDTQRENLIVRMLRRVLPISEAYDGKKVLTRIDGKRVFTPMIIVFAAIGVTDLLFAIDSIPAIFGITQSPFIVFTANLFALMGLRQLYFLLGDLLERLRFLHYGIAFILAFIGVKLILHALHVNELPFLNAGEPIEWAPEISTWVSLAVIVLSMAVATIASLTIPQKVDAKD; encoded by the coding sequence ATGGAGTTGCAGCTGGACCCGGTGTTCCAGACGGTCACCCTCGTGGTGCTCGTGCTGATCCTCGCCGCGGATCTGCTCATCATCCTCGCCCGCCCGCACATCCCTTCGCCCAAGGAATCGACGCTGTGGGTCGTGTTCTACGTGGTGCTCGCGCTGGCGTTCGCGGGCGTGCTCGTGGTCGTTGCCGGGGGAGAGGTCGCGGGACAGTTCGTGGCCGGCTGGCTCACCGAGTACAGCCTGTCGATCGACAACCTGTTCGTCTTCGTGCTGATCATGGGCCAGTTCTCGGTGCCGCGGCGCTATCAGCAGGAAGTGCTGATGGTGGGCATCATCATCGCCCTCGTCCTGCGCGGCGCGTTCATCCTCGTCGGTGCCACGATCATCGAGAACTTCAGCCCGATCTTCTACCTTTTCGGGGCGTTCCTGATCTACACGGCGATCCGTCAGGCGTTCCCCGGCGACGACCACGAGGACGACACCCAGCGCGAGAACCTCATCGTCCGCATGCTGCGCCGCGTGCTCCCCATCAGCGAGGCGTACGACGGCAAGAAGGTGCTGACGCGCATCGACGGCAAGCGGGTGTTCACGCCCATGATCATCGTGTTCGCGGCGATCGGCGTGACCGACCTCCTGTTCGCGATCGACTCGATCCCGGCGATCTTCGGCATCACGCAGAGCCCGTTCATCGTCTTCACCGCGAACCTGTTCGCGCTGATGGGTCTGCGGCAGCTGTACTTCCTGCTCGGCGACCTGCTCGAGCGACTGCGGTTCCTGCACTACGGCATCGCGTTCATCCTGGCCTTCATCGGCGTGAAGCTGATCCTGCACGCGCTGCACGTGAACGAGCTGCCGTTCCTCAATGCCGGTGAGCCGATCGAGTGGGCTCCGGAGATCTCGACCTGGGTGTCGCTCGCGGTGATCGTGCTGTCGATGGCGGTTGCGACGATCGCGAGCCTGACGATCCCCCAGAAGGTCGACGCGAAGGACTGA